Proteins found in one Nocardia brasiliensis ATCC 700358 genomic segment:
- a CDS encoding beta-N-acetylhexosaminidase, protein MPGFDTLLPRPVSATPLSGTCPWPAAVDIRSGTDLPAEGYRLEITPDAITLTAADHAGRVYGQQTLRQLAGPEALRAAPIGGRELSVPCGVIEDHPRFAWRGCLLDVARNFRTKAEVLRFLDLLAAHKLNVLNLHLTDDQGWRFAVPGYPRLTEIASWRSGSMVGRHDGPERDGRPHGGFYTDDDLREIVAYAAERAITVVPEIDVPGHARAVLAAYPELGPDPEKQWEVWTSWGVSTPLLDPTPDTMAFFRRVFDHVLTLFPAPVIGLGGDEVPGATPAHGRFVAGLAAYLTAQGRRALGWDEVLDAGDLPPMVIGAWRDEAAAERAAKAGHEVVLCPEDQVYLDHRQSDHPDEPIPVGYLRTLEDMYSYEPAYTGPGVIGLQAQIWSEHLDTVRRVDYAAFPRLCAIAETAWSPADRDLGEFRTRLREHHLPRLDALGVEYRPLDGPHPWQTRPDVPSSAHRPR, encoded by the coding sequence ATGCCCGGTTTCGACACCCTGCTCCCCCGCCCGGTCTCGGCGACCCCGCTGTCCGGCACCTGTCCATGGCCCGCCGCGGTCGATATCCGCAGCGGCACAGACCTTCCGGCCGAGGGCTACCGGCTGGAGATCACCCCGGACGCCATCACGCTCACGGCCGCGGATCACGCGGGCCGGGTCTACGGACAGCAGACGCTGCGCCAGCTCGCCGGCCCGGAGGCGTTGCGGGCCGCCCCGATCGGCGGTCGGGAGCTGTCGGTGCCGTGCGGTGTCATCGAGGACCATCCGCGCTTCGCTTGGCGCGGCTGCCTGCTCGACGTCGCCCGGAACTTCCGGACGAAGGCCGAGGTGCTGCGGTTCCTCGACCTGCTCGCGGCGCACAAGCTCAACGTGCTGAACCTGCATCTGACCGATGACCAGGGCTGGCGGTTCGCGGTGCCCGGTTACCCGCGATTGACCGAGATCGCCTCGTGGCGAAGCGGATCGATGGTCGGCAGGCATGACGGCCCGGAACGGGACGGGCGCCCGCACGGCGGTTTCTACACCGACGACGACCTCCGCGAGATCGTGGCCTACGCCGCGGAACGCGCGATCACCGTGGTGCCCGAAATCGACGTACCCGGTCATGCGCGGGCCGTGCTCGCCGCCTATCCCGAACTCGGCCCCGATCCCGAAAAGCAGTGGGAGGTATGGACTTCGTGGGGTGTCAGCACCCCGCTGCTCGATCCGACACCGGACACCATGGCGTTCTTCCGCCGCGTCTTCGACCACGTGCTCACCCTCTTCCCGGCACCGGTCATCGGCCTCGGTGGTGACGAGGTGCCCGGCGCGACCCCGGCACACGGTCGTTTCGTCGCCGGCCTGGCCGCCTATCTGACGGCCCAGGGGCGACGGGCGCTCGGCTGGGACGAGGTCCTCGACGCCGGTGACCTGCCGCCGATGGTGATCGGGGCCTGGCGCGACGAGGCCGCGGCCGAGCGGGCGGCCAAGGCGGGCCACGAGGTCGTGCTGTGCCCGGAAGATCAGGTCTATCTCGATCATCGGCAGTCCGATCACCCGGACGAACCGATCCCGGTCGGCTACCTGCGCACGCTCGAAGACATGTACAGCTACGAGCCCGCCTACACCGGGCCAGGGGTCATCGGGCTGCAAGCCCAGATCTGGAGCGAGCACCTGGACACCGTGCGGCGAGTCGACTATGCGGCCTTCCCGCGACTCTGCGCGATCGCCGAAACCGCTTGGAGCCCAGCCGATCGCGACCTCGGCGAGTTCCGCACGCGGCTACGCGAGCACCATCTTCCCCGCCTCGACGCCCTCGGCGTGGAGTATCGCCCGCTCGACGGACCACACCCGTGGCAGACCCGGCCCGACGTCCCCAGCTCCGCGCACCGGCCGCGCTGA
- a CDS encoding PadR family transcriptional regulator, translating to MSAVRLLVLGAVRRRGRAHGYQVRADLESWGAHEWAGVKSGSVYHALKAMTAEHLLIAHETTASTTGGPPRIEYETTDAGQQAYLGLLRSALAQRDPRLDVLAAAVGLIDDLPRAEAIDLLRQRAEQMARWRASITEHISPGTDLDTWGPVGEVLGLWLHTADSRAEWTQRLIDRLAAGAFEMADDR from the coding sequence ATGTCCGCAGTTCGGCTCTTGGTGCTCGGCGCGGTGCGGCGGCGCGGACGAGCGCACGGCTATCAGGTCCGGGCCGATCTGGAATCGTGGGGTGCCCACGAATGGGCGGGCGTCAAATCCGGCTCGGTCTATCACGCGCTCAAAGCGATGACCGCCGAACACCTGCTGATCGCGCACGAAACCACCGCGAGCACCACCGGCGGTCCGCCGCGCATCGAATACGAGACCACCGACGCGGGGCAGCAGGCCTATCTCGGCCTGCTGCGCTCGGCGCTCGCCCAGCGCGATCCGCGGCTGGACGTGCTCGCCGCCGCGGTCGGGCTGATCGATGATCTGCCCCGCGCGGAGGCCATCGATCTGCTCCGGCAGCGCGCCGAGCAGATGGCCCGGTGGCGCGCGAGCATCACCGAACACATTTCGCCCGGTACCGATCTCGATACCTGGGGCCCGGTCGGCGAGGTGCTCGGTCTGTGGCTGCACACGGCGGACAGCCGCGCCGAATGGACTCAGCGCCTGATCGATCGCTTGGCCGCCGGCGCCTTCGAGATGGCCGACGACCGCTGA
- a CDS encoding ribbon-helix-helix protein, CopG family produces MGDNNFPATPQGVDELMDSLVFDDQPVHDADVPRPLAPGEDIMVVRSLRIPLDMDQSIKAEARRRGVTMSELIRDWLAVELAALADDQPISRADALRALAGVRPIHPRAS; encoded by the coding sequence ATGGGCGACAACAACTTCCCGGCCACCCCGCAGGGGGTGGACGAACTCATGGACAGCCTCGTGTTCGACGACCAACCCGTGCACGACGCCGACGTACCGCGTCCGCTCGCGCCCGGCGAGGACATCATGGTGGTGCGCTCGCTGCGGATTCCGCTCGACATGGATCAGTCCATCAAGGCCGAAGCGCGCCGCCGCGGGGTCACGATGAGCGAACTCATCCGGGACTGGCTCGCCGTGGAACTCGCCGCGCTCGCCGACGACCAGCCCATCTCCCGCGCCGACGCCCTGCGCGCCCTCGCCGGCGTCCGCCCCATCCATCCCCGGGCGAGTTGA
- a CDS encoding class I SAM-dependent methyltransferase — MRTEGDTWDITTSVGSTALFVAAARALAGRRPDPLVVDPFAEIFTRAAGPEWADLLDGKAPDHPLLTPGFGPTFQTFLEARTKYFDDYFAAATAAGVRQVVILAAGLDARAYRLPWPDGTVVYELDQPRVLEFKRQTLAAHGDEPRAERREVPVDLREDWPKALRAKGFDPTAPTAWLAEGLLLYLPAAAVDQLFAHIAQLSAPGSRVAIEELDVVPEATRAALDRQPESPLNGGTDWVHLIYNERRSDAAQWFGARGWHTAGRTLPDYLAAVGREFDTAAPDAQVVPSLARLVTAIRP; from the coding sequence GTGCGTACCGAGGGAGATACCTGGGACATCACCACCAGCGTCGGGTCCACCGCGTTGTTCGTCGCCGCGGCCCGCGCGCTCGCCGGTCGGCGACCCGATCCACTGGTGGTCGATCCGTTCGCCGAGATCTTCACCCGCGCCGCGGGGCCCGAATGGGCGGACCTGCTCGACGGCAAAGCCCCGGACCATCCGTTGCTCACGCCCGGATTCGGCCCGACCTTCCAAACGTTCCTGGAAGCCAGGACCAAGTATTTCGACGACTACTTCGCTGCCGCGACCGCGGCCGGGGTGCGTCAGGTCGTCATCCTGGCCGCCGGCCTCGATGCGCGCGCCTATCGGCTGCCCTGGCCCGACGGCACCGTCGTCTACGAACTGGACCAGCCCAGAGTGCTGGAGTTCAAACGCCAGACCTTGGCCGCGCACGGCGACGAGCCGCGCGCCGAGCGCCGTGAGGTGCCGGTCGATCTGCGCGAGGACTGGCCGAAGGCGTTGCGCGCGAAAGGTTTCGACCCAACCGCTCCGACCGCGTGGCTGGCCGAGGGTCTGCTGCTCTATCTGCCCGCCGCCGCGGTGGATCAACTCTTCGCGCACATCGCGCAGCTCAGCGCTCCCGGCAGCCGGGTCGCCATCGAAGAGCTGGACGTAGTACCCGAGGCGACCCGCGCCGCGCTGGATCGGCAACCGGAATCCCCGTTGAACGGCGGCACCGACTGGGTGCACCTGATCTACAACGAGCGGCGCAGCGACGCGGCGCAGTGGTTCGGCGCACGCGGGTGGCACACCGCCGGCCGCACCCTGCCGGACTATTTGGCCGCGGTGGGCCGGGAATTCGACACGGCCGCCCCGGACGCGCAGGTGGTGCCCTCGCTGGCGCGCCTGGTGACCGCGATCCGGCCCTGA
- a CDS encoding GH92 family glycosyl hydrolase: MSRRRLACLVVPLLVPLVPAGAHAETAADSSRYVNPFVGTRDGGPDFGHGGGAGMTFPGAVAPFGMMQWSPDTVRTAGGGYKYEDNRLYGFSMTHISGPGCTGAQDFPVLPISGSIGRSPAVDGAGYLQTFDHANERADPGYYGVTTDSGVRTELTTATRGGVARFTFPTGRPGTVLLDVTGSVNGVEDAEITLDGNTVSGWAHTGGFCGAKSRYRVHFHATFDRPITASGTWQDDVLYPGGHSVTGKAQTRRTRSGEIASNGQGSGLFLQFDSDLPVQMRTAISYVSVEGARRNLAAEVGAKDFDTVRAEAHAAWQRRLDQIVVTGGAPDRLRTFYSALYHVFLQPYIFDDVDGNYTGFDGHVHQVRPGHHHYATFSGWDIYRSAAQLLAWLAPDVASDIAQSMYDNAHALGDVWDRWSHQNTVTGVMNGDPYHSILASAYAFGARDFTAADALDSMIAGAERVGELSGYTERPGNDQYLRLGWVPDQVSDTLEYNIADFGIAQLAARLGDTERHDTFLRRAGGWEHLFNPFTGWLQPRSALGFFGLLFNPAATEGYVEGNGAQYHWMVLHDVGELFARMGGRDRAAARLDEFFTELNAGPHAPHAYLGNEPSLQTPWLYAWAGRPHRTQDVVHRARTELFGPDADGLAGNDDLGTMSAWYVWAALGLYPVIPGRAELFVHGPAFESAVVRRSTGAEFTIVAPETSDANRYIQSLRVGGAETTRAWLPESFALSGGRLDFTMGPRPAPRFGATDADTPPSFGALR, translated from the coding sequence ATGTCGCGTCGCCGTCTGGCCTGCCTCGTTGTCCCGCTGCTGGTTCCGCTCGTTCCCGCCGGGGCGCACGCCGAAACGGCGGCCGACTCCAGCCGGTACGTGAATCCGTTCGTCGGCACCCGGGACGGTGGGCCCGATTTCGGGCACGGCGGCGGCGCGGGCATGACCTTTCCCGGCGCGGTGGCCCCGTTCGGGATGATGCAGTGGAGCCCGGACACCGTGCGCACCGCGGGCGGCGGGTACAAGTACGAGGACAACCGGCTGTACGGGTTCTCGATGACGCATATCTCCGGGCCGGGATGCACTGGCGCGCAGGACTTTCCGGTCCTGCCGATCAGCGGATCGATCGGCCGGTCACCGGCCGTCGACGGCGCGGGCTACCTGCAGACCTTCGACCACGCGAACGAGCGGGCCGACCCGGGCTACTACGGCGTGACCACCGATTCCGGCGTGCGGACCGAACTGACCACCGCCACCCGCGGCGGCGTCGCCCGGTTCACCTTCCCCACCGGCCGCCCCGGCACGGTGCTGCTCGACGTCACCGGCTCGGTCAACGGCGTCGAGGACGCCGAGATCACCCTCGATGGCAACACGGTATCCGGCTGGGCGCACACCGGCGGGTTCTGCGGCGCGAAGAGCCGGTACCGGGTGCACTTCCACGCCACCTTCGATCGTCCGATCACGGCGTCGGGCACCTGGCAAGACGATGTCCTCTATCCCGGCGGCCACTCGGTCACGGGCAAGGCACAGACGCGTCGCACCCGGTCCGGCGAGATCGCCAGCAACGGCCAAGGCAGCGGGCTGTTCCTGCAGTTCGACTCCGACCTGCCGGTGCAGATGCGCACCGCCATCTCCTATGTCAGCGTCGAGGGCGCCCGGCGCAACCTCGCCGCCGAGGTCGGCGCCAAGGATTTCGACACCGTGCGGGCGGAAGCGCACGCGGCCTGGCAGCGCAGACTGGACCAGATCGTGGTGACGGGCGGTGCGCCAGATCGGTTGCGCACCTTCTATTCCGCGCTCTATCACGTGTTCCTGCAGCCGTACATCTTCGACGATGTCGACGGCAACTACACCGGGTTCGACGGCCACGTCCATCAGGTGCGCCCGGGGCATCATCACTACGCCACCTTCTCCGGGTGGGACATCTATCGCAGTGCGGCACAACTGCTCGCCTGGCTCGCACCGGATGTCGCCTCGGATATCGCGCAATCCATGTACGACAACGCGCACGCGCTCGGGGACGTGTGGGACCGGTGGTCGCATCAGAACACCGTCACCGGTGTGATGAACGGCGACCCGTACCATTCGATCCTCGCCAGCGCCTACGCCTTCGGGGCACGGGATTTCACGGCCGCGGACGCACTGGACTCGATGATCGCCGGCGCCGAACGCGTCGGCGAGCTGTCCGGTTACACCGAGCGCCCCGGCAACGACCAGTATCTGCGGCTCGGCTGGGTGCCGGATCAGGTGTCGGACACCTTGGAGTACAACATCGCCGATTTCGGCATCGCCCAACTGGCCGCGCGACTGGGCGACACCGAGCGGCACGACACCTTCCTGCGCCGAGCCGGCGGGTGGGAGCATCTGTTCAATCCGTTCACCGGCTGGCTGCAACCGCGGTCCGCGCTCGGCTTCTTCGGGCTCCTGTTCAATCCGGCGGCCACCGAGGGCTACGTGGAAGGCAATGGGGCGCAATACCATTGGATGGTATTGCACGATGTGGGTGAGCTCTTCGCCAGGATGGGCGGCCGAGACCGCGCCGCCGCCCGGCTCGACGAGTTCTTCACCGAACTCAACGCGGGCCCGCACGCGCCGCACGCCTACCTCGGCAACGAACCGTCGTTGCAGACCCCATGGCTGTACGCCTGGGCCGGGCGGCCGCACCGCACGCAGGACGTGGTGCACCGGGCCCGCACCGAACTCTTCGGCCCGGACGCCGACGGCTTGGCGGGCAATGACGACCTGGGCACGATGTCGGCCTGGTACGTCTGGGCCGCGCTCGGGTTGTATCCGGTGATCCCGGGCCGGGCCGAACTTTTCGTGCACGGGCCCGCGTTCGAGTCCGCCGTGGTGCGCCGCTCGACCGGCGCCGAATTCACCATCGTCGCGCCGGAAACCTCCGATGCCAACCGCTACATCCAGTCGTTGCGGGTCGGCGGGGCGGAAACGACGCGGGCGTGGCTGCCCGAGTCGTTCGCGCTGTCCGGCGGCCGCCTCGACTTCACCATGGGCCCGCGACCCGCGCCCCGGTTCGGCGCCACGGACGCCGACACGCCGCCGTCGTTCGGCGCCCTGCGGTAG
- a CDS encoding nuclear transport factor 2 family protein — translation MLSLQEISDRMEIQDLMVRYSHAVDTGQWDLLDDIFTGDAHIDYTAMGGPAGDVAATKQFLAAMLPNFPAFQHLISNSSITVDGDTATGRTMCHNPMMMSGGDGPSSLMLCGLWYLDTFARVDGSWRIARRVEEKSYMFVAQPLPGTG, via the coding sequence ATGCTGTCCCTGCAAGAGATTTCCGATCGCATGGAGATCCAGGATCTGATGGTCCGGTATTCGCACGCGGTCGACACCGGGCAGTGGGACCTGCTGGACGATATCTTCACCGGTGACGCGCACATCGACTACACCGCGATGGGCGGCCCCGCGGGCGACGTGGCGGCGACGAAGCAATTCCTCGCCGCCATGCTGCCCAATTTCCCCGCATTCCAGCACCTCATCAGCAATTCCTCGATCACCGTCGACGGTGACACGGCCACCGGCCGCACCATGTGCCACAACCCGATGATGATGTCCGGCGGCGACGGCCCGTCGAGCCTCATGCTGTGCGGGCTGTGGTACCTGGACACCTTCGCCCGCGTCGACGGAAGCTGGCGCATCGCGCGCCGAGTCGAGGAGAAGAGCTATATGTTCGTCGCGCAGCCGCTCCCGGGTACCGGTTAG
- a CDS encoding alpha/beta fold hydrolase: MELSEDFEWQGRRISWGRAGQGPAVVFCHGTPFSSVLWQPFAEALADDFTVYLWDMPGYGASSKRPEDPVDFGSQALAFAALLDYWQVDRPHVVAHDFGGAVSLRAHLVGQVPYASLLLVDVVAIPPSGSPFFRFVQEHPDLLAELPPYIHEALVRAYIQGASYRGLRDAELEPLVAPWTGEVGQPAFYRQIAHYDERFLQENERLLEHLELPVRVLWGAQDTWIPAELGYRLTAQIPGATVRSVPDAGHLMHYDAPIALADELRAWLPRAD, translated from the coding sequence ATGGAGCTTTCGGAAGATTTCGAATGGCAGGGGCGGCGGATCTCGTGGGGGCGCGCGGGGCAGGGGCCCGCGGTGGTGTTCTGTCACGGCACACCGTTCTCGTCGGTGCTGTGGCAACCGTTCGCCGAGGCGCTCGCCGACGACTTCACCGTCTACCTCTGGGATATGCCCGGGTACGGCGCATCGTCGAAACGGCCCGAGGACCCGGTCGATTTCGGCAGTCAGGCGCTGGCGTTCGCCGCGCTGCTCGACTACTGGCAGGTCGACCGGCCGCATGTCGTCGCGCATGATTTCGGCGGCGCGGTATCGCTGCGCGCGCACCTGGTCGGTCAGGTGCCGTACGCGTCGCTGCTGCTCGTCGACGTCGTCGCGATCCCGCCGAGCGGTTCGCCGTTCTTCCGATTCGTGCAGGAGCATCCGGACCTGCTCGCGGAACTGCCGCCCTACATCCACGAGGCGCTCGTGCGCGCCTACATCCAGGGCGCGAGCTACCGGGGCCTGCGCGACGCAGAGCTCGAGCCGCTGGTCGCGCCATGGACCGGCGAGGTCGGACAACCGGCGTTCTACCGCCAGATCGCGCACTACGACGAGCGGTTCCTCCAGGAGAACGAGCGGTTGCTGGAGCACCTCGAACTGCCGGTCCGCGTGCTGTGGGGTGCACAGGACACCTGGATCCCCGCGGAGCTCGGCTACCGGCTGACGGCTCAGATCCCCGGTGCCACAGTGCGTTCCGTACCCGACGCGGGCCATCTCATGCACTACGACGCCCCGATCGCTCTCGCCGATGAGCTGCGCGCCTGGCTTCCGCGCGCGGACTGA
- a CDS encoding phosphotransferase family protein produces MVSQPVRSAAEWTAGDVAGVLAQACPAARVTSIRPGPPSYSNCLWLAETVDGRLLVRIPGRSADPEYVRATVTATHLASAAGVPTVRYHEFVPQTPLGLPVTIQEYLPGESGTAALRADRADLRLLASTLGDWLGTLHGVRRETFGAVTGSGERTTWTAAATDQVETALRAVPEAALPASPATIAAAFARVVAELGPGEPASLVHGDLYLDNMLVDNGAPAALLDFEHAHYYDRFADFGKLSELLFEWWPGAEEPFLESYRDHFPPDPADEVRLRLGVGLYALNQTAYFARWQPELVGEYRTRLGKWLAAG; encoded by the coding sequence GTGGTCAGTCAGCCGGTTCGCAGCGCCGCCGAGTGGACGGCGGGGGATGTCGCCGGGGTGCTGGCGCAGGCTTGCCCGGCGGCCCGGGTGACCTCGATCCGGCCGGGCCCGCCCAGTTACAGCAACTGTCTCTGGCTCGCCGAGACCGTCGACGGCCGACTGCTCGTGCGCATTCCCGGGCGCAGCGCCGATCCCGAGTATGTCCGCGCCACGGTCACGGCGACTCACCTCGCGAGTGCGGCCGGCGTGCCGACGGTGCGCTATCACGAATTCGTACCGCAGACCCCGCTCGGTCTGCCGGTGACCATTCAGGAATACCTGCCCGGTGAGAGCGGGACCGCCGCGTTACGCGCGGACCGGGCCGATCTGCGCCTGCTCGCCAGCACGCTCGGCGACTGGCTGGGCACCCTGCACGGCGTTCGGCGCGAAACCTTCGGTGCGGTCACCGGTTCGGGGGAGCGGACGACCTGGACGGCGGCTGCCACCGATCAGGTCGAGACCGCACTGCGCGCGGTTCCCGAAGCGGCGCTGCCCGCTTCGCCCGCGACGATCGCGGCGGCCTTCGCTCGCGTCGTCGCCGAACTCGGCCCCGGCGAGCCCGCCTCGCTCGTGCACGGCGATCTGTACCTGGACAACATGCTGGTCGACAACGGTGCGCCCGCGGCACTGCTCGACTTCGAACACGCGCACTACTACGACAGATTCGCCGATTTCGGCAAGCTCAGCGAGCTGCTGTTCGAATGGTGGCCGGGTGCGGAAGAACCGTTCCTGGAGTCCTACCGCGACCATTTCCCGCCGGACCCGGCCGACGAGGTGCGGCTGCGGCTGGGCGTCGGCCTGTACGCGCTGAACCAGACCGCGTATTTCGCGCGCTGGCAACCGGAACTCGTAGGGGAGTACCGGACGCGGCTCGGTAAGTGGCTGGCCGCCGGGTAG
- a CDS encoding phosphotransferase enzyme family protein — protein MVYVEIPLTEDIRAAVAAEWGHKGDGVRLFGGEESAAYRMGDVVVRIGPADRDPAQLEWCNGIAVAAAREVPEAVAPLARADGSTVYVVAGRPITVWPFIEGEWASSEDPVQRDEAAALLARVHRALAEHRPSPRPTRSFLEIGLDGAPSAELPDPELDRWLADFTRAARPQPLHGDYYEGNLLSRAGHVTAVLDWDEALVAPPEVELASAALEFGDEYGRDLAGVRAFVEAYHAAGGTAVPFDDVALAQLMRHRLRREAVYFGLAVARGVEHDADDLEYHRERMAAFHRLRP, from the coding sequence GTGGTTTACGTCGAGATCCCGCTGACCGAGGACATCAGGGCGGCCGTCGCGGCCGAATGGGGGCACAAGGGCGACGGCGTACGGCTTTTCGGCGGCGAGGAGTCCGCGGCCTACCGGATGGGTGACGTGGTCGTCCGGATCGGCCCGGCGGATCGCGATCCGGCGCAGCTCGAATGGTGCAACGGCATCGCCGTCGCGGCCGCCCGCGAGGTTCCGGAGGCGGTCGCGCCGCTCGCGCGGGCCGATGGTTCGACCGTCTACGTGGTGGCGGGTCGCCCGATCACGGTGTGGCCCTTCATCGAAGGCGAGTGGGCGAGCAGCGAGGATCCGGTGCAGCGCGACGAGGCGGCGGCGCTGCTGGCGCGGGTGCACCGCGCGCTGGCCGAGCACCGGCCGTCACCGCGGCCGACCCGATCGTTCCTGGAGATCGGACTGGACGGCGCGCCGTCGGCGGAACTGCCGGACCCCGAGCTGGACCGCTGGCTCGCCGACTTCACCCGAGCCGCGCGTCCCCAGCCGCTGCACGGTGACTACTACGAGGGCAATCTGCTCTCGCGCGCCGGTCACGTCACCGCGGTGCTCGACTGGGACGAAGCGCTGGTCGCCCCGCCCGAGGTCGAACTGGCTTCGGCCGCACTGGAATTCGGTGACGAGTACGGCCGCGACCTGGCCGGCGTCCGGGCGTTCGTCGAGGCCTATCACGCGGCGGGCGGCACCGCGGTCCCCTTCGACGATGTGGCCCTGGCGCAGCTGATGCGGCACCGCTTACGCAGGGAGGCGGTCTATTTCGGCCTTGCGGTCGCCCGCGGCGTCGAGCACGATGCGGACGACCTCGAGTACCACCGCGAGCGAATGGCCGCCTTTCATCGACTCCGCCCCTGA
- a CDS encoding M14 family zinc carboxypeptidase, with protein sequence MDTDEVAADEVGRLVGAVAPTDSFPTVDELDRFVDALPDRVTVTEIGRSRGGHPIRCVRVGAGPRQVVVVGNPHPNEPIGMATIRHLLGRLTREDDRTLGATWHFVLCLDPDGTKLNESWFAGPRTRTAVAHGFYRPPAAEQPEWCFPASWRGIAVGAPLPETKALMGLIDRTRPALIVSLHNADFGGGFFYTTGGDPEYWSGLTGQLAAAGVPIYTGEPDVPGAATWQPGIFELPPFSRIAEALAGDGIEPLAMMYGGGIRDYAASHGTAILVCELPLWVDPRVADETPSGHRLADVLHATATEYEEIADLVSGALSRLTAHLDGSNPFQRALTDTVRALRGNAIAKRSATDTREATLGELFIEKYVWTGVARLRAGGMLLQLLESYPGTGPDDVVTERLRFAPIFDKWCVDIETNAPGLPVPIPRLVAVQSAAIVTAVTRLRDGRPI encoded by the coding sequence ATGGACACAGACGAAGTGGCGGCGGACGAAGTAGGCAGACTCGTCGGCGCGGTGGCACCGACCGATTCGTTCCCTACGGTCGACGAATTGGACCGCTTCGTCGACGCGTTACCCGATCGGGTCACCGTCACGGAGATCGGCAGGTCGCGCGGCGGGCACCCGATCAGGTGCGTGCGAGTCGGTGCGGGGCCCCGGCAGGTGGTGGTGGTCGGCAACCCGCATCCGAACGAGCCGATCGGCATGGCGACCATCCGGCACCTGCTCGGCAGACTCACCCGCGAGGACGACCGAACACTCGGCGCGACTTGGCATTTCGTGCTGTGCCTGGACCCGGACGGCACCAAGCTCAACGAGAGTTGGTTCGCCGGGCCACGAACGAGAACCGCTGTCGCACACGGCTTCTACCGGCCACCGGCGGCCGAGCAGCCGGAGTGGTGCTTCCCGGCCAGCTGGCGCGGCATCGCGGTGGGCGCGCCGCTGCCGGAGACGAAAGCGCTGATGGGTCTGATCGATCGAACCCGGCCCGCGCTGATCGTGTCGTTGCACAACGCCGATTTCGGCGGCGGATTCTTCTACACCACCGGCGGTGACCCCGAGTACTGGTCCGGCCTGACCGGACAGCTCGCCGCCGCCGGCGTGCCGATCTACACCGGCGAGCCCGACGTCCCCGGCGCGGCGACCTGGCAGCCCGGGATCTTCGAGCTGCCGCCGTTCTCACGGATCGCCGAGGCGCTGGCGGGCGACGGCATCGAACCGCTGGCGATGATGTACGGCGGCGGCATCCGCGACTACGCCGCGTCCCACGGAACCGCCATCCTGGTGTGCGAACTGCCGCTGTGGGTGGACCCGCGGGTCGCCGACGAGACGCCGAGCGGCCACCGGCTCGCCGATGTCCTGCACGCCACCGCGACCGAGTACGAGGAGATCGCCGACCTGGTGAGCGGGGCGCTCAGTCGCCTCACGGCACACCTGGACGGCAGCAACCCTTTCCAACGGGCCTTGACCGACACGGTACGGGCCCTGCGCGGAAACGCAATCGCCAAACGGTCGGCCACCGATACCCGGGAGGCCACCCTCGGCGAACTCTTCATCGAGAAGTACGTGTGGACAGGGGTGGCCCGGCTGCGGGCCGGCGGCATGCTGCTCCAGCTGCTCGAGTCCTACCCGGGCACCGGCCCGGACGACGTGGTCACCGAACGCCTCCGCTTCGCGCCGATCTTCGATAAATGGTGCGTCGATATCGAGACCAACGCGCCCGGACTGCCCGTGCCGATCCCGCGCCTGGTCGCCGTCCAGTCCGCCGCCATCGTGACCGCCGTGACCCGGCTGCGCGACGGCCGTCCGATCTGA